One Nocardioides aromaticivorans genomic window carries:
- a CDS encoding SRPBCC family protein, with translation MNASLNDQLALTREIAATPDTVWDLWTTADGISRWWAPDGFRTDVSTIDVTEGGDLVYTMTAVDPAQVAFMEQHGLPLATESRKRFTEVARPQRLGYVSLVDFVPGTEPYEHLTTVDLAPTDSGTLVTMTIDPMHDEEWTQRIVAGRANELDNLARLVERG, from the coding sequence ATGAACGCATCCCTCAACGACCAGCTCGCCCTCACCCGCGAGATCGCCGCGACCCCGGACACCGTCTGGGACCTCTGGACCACCGCCGACGGCATCAGCCGGTGGTGGGCCCCCGACGGCTTCCGGACCGACGTGTCCACCATCGACGTCACCGAGGGCGGCGACCTCGTCTACACGATGACCGCCGTCGACCCGGCCCAGGTGGCCTTCATGGAGCAGCACGGCCTGCCGTTGGCCACCGAGTCCCGCAAGCGGTTCACGGAGGTGGCCCGCCCGCAACGGCTCGGCTACGTCTCCCTGGTCGACTTCGTCCCGGGCACGGAGCCGTACGAGCACCTCACGACCGTCGACCTGGCGCCGACCGACAGCGGAACGCTCGTGACGATGACGATCGACCCGATGCACGACGAGGAGTGGACCCAGCGCATCGTCGCCGGCCGCGCCAACGAGCTCGACAACCTCGCCCGCCTGGTCGAGCGCGGCTGA
- a CDS encoding DUF2461 domain-containing protein has product MAFTGFPVAALDFYDDLEVDNTKSFWEAHKDVYTEQVKAPMVALTDALAQEFGPAKVFRPYRDVRFAKDKTPYKTHQGAFVGVAQATGWYVEVAAPGVRVGGGIYEAGGERLAALREAMADDKTGKALQRILRDLEKGGFEVAGERLKTVPRGYDKEHPRIELLKMKTVLGMRSYGFEPFVHTAELLDRVRDDWRRLRPLVNWIEAATS; this is encoded by the coding sequence ATGGCCTTCACCGGTTTCCCCGTCGCCGCCCTCGACTTCTACGACGACCTCGAGGTCGACAACACGAAGTCGTTCTGGGAGGCGCACAAGGACGTCTACACCGAGCAGGTGAAGGCGCCGATGGTCGCGCTGACCGACGCGCTGGCCCAGGAGTTCGGGCCGGCGAAGGTGTTCCGCCCCTACCGTGACGTGCGCTTCGCGAAGGACAAGACGCCCTACAAGACGCACCAGGGTGCCTTCGTCGGCGTCGCCCAGGCCACCGGTTGGTACGTCGAGGTCGCGGCCCCCGGCGTACGGGTCGGTGGTGGCATCTACGAGGCCGGCGGCGAGCGGCTGGCGGCGCTGCGCGAGGCGATGGCCGACGACAAGACCGGCAAGGCGCTGCAGCGGATCCTGCGCGACCTCGAGAAGGGCGGCTTCGAGGTCGCGGGGGAGCGGCTCAAGACCGTGCCCCGGGGCTACGACAAGGAGCACCCCCGCATCGAGCTGCTGAAGATGAAGACCGTGCTCGGCATGCGCTCCTACGGCTTCGAGCCGTTCGTGCACACCGCCGAGCTGCTCGACCGGGTGCGCGACGACTGGCGCCGGCTGCGCCCGCTGGTCAACTGGATCGAGGCCGCGACCAGCTGA
- a CDS encoding RrF2 family transcriptional regulator, giving the protein MRVSAKSDYALRALIAMTERSDGRAVSAEELGRLQDIPHGFLQAILADLRRAGIVMSQRGQSGGWRMAREAATVSVADVIRAVDGPLVSVYGLRPEAVNYNESAEVLQHVWIAARRALREVFEDVSIQQLADGQLPDAVTSRTADEDAWAPH; this is encoded by the coding sequence ATGCGCGTCTCCGCCAAGTCCGACTACGCCCTGCGCGCCCTCATCGCCATGACGGAGCGGTCCGACGGCCGCGCCGTGAGTGCTGAGGAGCTCGGCCGCCTGCAGGACATCCCCCACGGCTTCCTCCAGGCGATCCTCGCCGACCTCCGCCGCGCCGGCATCGTGATGTCGCAGCGCGGCCAGTCCGGCGGCTGGCGGATGGCCCGCGAGGCGGCCACGGTCTCGGTCGCCGACGTGATCCGCGCCGTCGACGGCCCCCTCGTCTCCGTCTACGGCCTGCGTCCCGAGGCGGTCAACTACAACGAGTCCGCCGAGGTCCTCCAGCACGTCTGGATCGCGGCCCGCCGCGCCCTGCGCGAGGTCTTCGAGGACGTCTCCATCCAGCAGCTCGCCGACGGCCAGCTCCCCGACGCCGTCACCTCGCGGACCGCCGACGAGGACGCCTGGGCCCCCCACTAG
- a CDS encoding acyl-CoA dehydrogenase codes for MSHYKSNLRDIEFNLFELFNVQDYLGTGLYEEMDADTAREILSEVERIAREDLAASFVDSDRNPPVFDPKTNTAPLPASFKKSYDTWMESGFWGLGLPEEIGGTTAPPSLVWASGEMVLGAQAPIWMYCTGPSMGSVVFKNANGVERDIRIAEIMVERLWGATMVLTEPDAGSDVGAGKTYATPNEDGSWNISGVKRFITSAESDLQENIMHLVLARPKGVEGIGGPGTKGLSLFLVPKYHFDHQTGELTGERNGVYVTNVEHKMGIKVSNTCELTFGDPQVGGGEPAQGWLLGEVHDGIRQMFDVIENARMMVGTKAIATLSTGYLNALEYAKERVQGADLTQSADKAAPRVTITHHPDVRRSLMTQKSFAEAMRSLVIFTSTWQDKVQLAKAAGERDELAEAVNDLLLPIVKGYGSERSWVLLGTESLQTFGGSGFLQEYPIEQYVRDAKIDTLYEGTTAIQGQDFFFRKIVKDQGKALGHLAAEIKSFIESEAGNGRLKNERELLANALADAEALVGLMINDLMSAQDDIKNIYKVGLNTTRVLMALGDVVCAWLLLRGAEVALTKLGGDAGSDKAYYEGKVAAAQWFAQLNLPRVSAELTIAKGTNLDVMELDEAAF; via the coding sequence GTGAGCCACTACAAGAGCAACCTGCGCGACATCGAGTTCAACCTCTTCGAGCTCTTCAACGTGCAGGACTACCTCGGCACCGGCCTCTACGAGGAGATGGACGCCGACACCGCGCGCGAGATCCTCTCCGAGGTGGAGCGCATCGCCCGCGAGGACCTCGCGGCGTCCTTCGTCGACTCGGACCGGAACCCGCCGGTGTTCGACCCGAAGACCAACACCGCGCCGCTCCCGGCGTCGTTCAAGAAGTCGTACGACACCTGGATGGAGTCCGGCTTCTGGGGCCTGGGCCTGCCGGAGGAGATCGGCGGCACCACCGCGCCGCCGTCGCTGGTGTGGGCCAGCGGCGAGATGGTGCTCGGCGCGCAGGCGCCGATCTGGATGTACTGCACCGGTCCGTCGATGGGCTCGGTCGTGTTCAAGAACGCCAACGGCGTCGAGCGCGACATCCGCATCGCCGAGATCATGGTCGAGCGCCTCTGGGGCGCCACCATGGTGCTGACCGAGCCCGACGCGGGCTCCGACGTCGGCGCGGGCAAGACCTACGCCACGCCCAACGAGGACGGCTCCTGGAACATCTCCGGCGTCAAGCGCTTCATCACCAGCGCCGAGTCGGACCTGCAGGAGAACATCATGCACCTCGTCCTCGCCCGCCCGAAGGGCGTCGAGGGCATCGGTGGCCCGGGCACGAAGGGCCTCTCGCTCTTCCTGGTCCCGAAGTACCACTTCGACCACCAGACCGGTGAGCTGACGGGCGAGCGCAACGGCGTCTACGTCACCAACGTCGAGCACAAGATGGGCATCAAGGTGTCCAACACCTGCGAGCTCACCTTCGGCGACCCGCAGGTCGGCGGCGGCGAGCCCGCCCAGGGCTGGCTGCTCGGCGAGGTCCACGACGGCATCCGCCAGATGTTCGACGTCATCGAGAACGCCCGCATGATGGTCGGCACGAAGGCCATCGCGACCCTCTCGACCGGCTACCTCAACGCGCTCGAGTACGCCAAGGAGCGCGTCCAGGGCGCCGACCTCACGCAGTCGGCCGACAAGGCCGCGCCGCGCGTGACGATCACGCACCACCCCGACGTGCGTCGCTCGCTGATGACCCAGAAGTCCTTCGCCGAGGCGATGCGCTCGCTGGTCATCTTCACCTCGACCTGGCAGGACAAGGTCCAGCTCGCCAAGGCCGCCGGTGAGCGCGACGAGCTGGCCGAGGCGGTCAACGACCTGCTGCTCCCGATCGTGAAGGGCTACGGCTCGGAGCGCTCGTGGGTGCTGCTGGGCACCGAGTCGCTGCAGACCTTCGGCGGCTCGGGCTTCCTGCAGGAGTACCCGATCGAGCAGTACGTCCGCGACGCCAAGATCGACACCCTGTACGAGGGCACGACGGCGATCCAGGGCCAGGACTTCTTCTTCCGCAAGATCGTCAAGGACCAGGGCAAGGCGCTGGGCCACCTCGCGGCGGAGATCAAGTCGTTCATCGAGTCCGAGGCGGGCAACGGCCGGCTGAAGAACGAGCGCGAGCTCCTCGCGAACGCGCTGGCCGACGCCGAGGCGCTGGTCGGCCTGATGATCAACGACCTGATGTCCGCGCAGGACGACATCAAGAACATCTACAAGGTCGGCCTCAACACCACCCGCGTCCTGATGGCGCTCGGTGACGTGGTCTGCGCCTGGCTGCTGCTCCGCGGCGCCGAGGTCGCGCTCACCAAGCTCGGCGGCGACGCCGGCTCGGACAAGGCCTACTACGAGGGCAAGGTCGCTGCCGCCCAGTGGTTCGCGCAGCTCAACCTGCCGCGCGTGTCGGCCGAGCTCACGATCGCCAAGGGCACCAACCTCGACGTCATGGAGCTCGACGAGGCTGCCTTCTGA
- a CDS encoding maleylpyruvate isomerase family mycothiol-dependent enzyme encodes MSDSELLAGYVDAWWSSVQDFLALLEELDPEDWTTPTDLAGWDVKAVASHTAHLESLLAGGPDEQAEIGDLPHVTGPMGQFTEIGVVTRRDADPTAIVEELRNRTAARHATLVAEPPTDAAAPAPGIFGMIGWSTRTLLRNRPLDVWMHEQDIRRAVGRPGGMDTAGAQHTADYLVEAFGFVVGKRVAPPVGTTAVLAVEGSAPVAVEIGEDGRGRTLAVVPEQPTVRLDMDRESFIVLAGGRRAAAPGGVRITGDSELGQRIVDHFATTP; translated from the coding sequence GTGAGCGATTCCGAGCTGCTGGCCGGGTACGTCGACGCGTGGTGGAGCTCCGTGCAGGACTTCCTCGCCCTGCTGGAGGAGCTGGACCCGGAGGACTGGACGACACCCACCGACCTCGCCGGCTGGGACGTGAAGGCCGTCGCCTCGCACACGGCGCACCTCGAGTCGCTGCTCGCGGGTGGGCCCGACGAGCAGGCCGAGATCGGCGACCTGCCGCACGTCACCGGACCCATGGGGCAGTTCACCGAGATCGGCGTGGTGACCCGGCGCGACGCCGACCCCACGGCGATCGTCGAGGAGCTGCGCAACCGCACGGCGGCGCGCCACGCGACGCTGGTGGCCGAGCCTCCGACGGACGCCGCGGCGCCGGCCCCGGGCATCTTCGGGATGATCGGCTGGAGCACCCGCACGCTGCTGCGCAACCGACCGCTGGACGTGTGGATGCACGAGCAGGACATCCGACGCGCGGTCGGACGCCCCGGCGGCATGGACACGGCCGGCGCGCAGCACACCGCCGACTACCTCGTCGAGGCCTTCGGCTTCGTCGTCGGCAAGCGCGTCGCCCCTCCCGTCGGTACGACGGCGGTGCTGGCGGTCGAGGGCAGCGCGCCCGTCGCGGTCGAGATCGGCGAGGACGGCCGCGGCCGGACGCTGGCCGTCGTACCGGAGCAGCCCACGGTGCGCCTGGACATGGACCGGGAGTCCTTCATCGTGCTCGCCGGTGGCCGTCGTGCCGCGGCGCCGGGAGGCGTCCGGATCACCGGCGACAGCGAGCTCGGGCAGCGCATCGTCGACCACTTCGCCACGACCCCCTGA
- a CDS encoding nuclear transport factor 2 family protein, with protein MITSDAIVWNAPNDPHPARAASQRSYSAVAKGDLAEWLTVYAEDAVLEDPVGPSMFDPEGKGHHGHAGISAFWEKAIAPIATFEFQINDSFANPGSNTCANIGRIRTSFADGSHTTTDLIMVYVVDDDGRVKSMKAFWEPDRTMASFTAAG; from the coding sequence ATGATCACCTCCGACGCGATCGTCTGGAATGCCCCGAACGACCCGCACCCGGCGCGCGCGGCCTCGCAGCGCTCCTACTCCGCCGTGGCCAAGGGCGACCTCGCCGAGTGGCTGACGGTGTACGCCGAGGACGCGGTCCTCGAGGACCCGGTCGGCCCGTCGATGTTCGACCCCGAGGGCAAGGGCCACCACGGCCACGCCGGGATCTCGGCGTTCTGGGAGAAGGCGATCGCGCCGATCGCGACCTTCGAGTTCCAGATCAACGACTCGTTCGCCAACCCGGGCAGCAACACCTGCGCCAACATCGGGCGGATCCGGACGTCCTTCGCCGACGGCTCGCACACGACGACCGACCTGATCATGGTCTACGTCGTCGACGACGACGGCCGGGTGAAGTCGATGAAGGCGTTCTGGGAGCCCGACCGGACGATGGCCAGCTTCACCGCCGCGGGCTGA
- a CDS encoding DUF5652 family protein — protein MAKRWSDLDPRARKAILVVGAIDGALKTVALIDLKRRTAEEVRGSRKAWAAALTFVNSAGVLPVVYFVRGRRTTG, from the coding sequence ATGGCGAAGCGATGGAGTGACCTCGACCCCCGCGCCCGCAAGGCGATCCTCGTCGTCGGCGCGATCGACGGCGCCCTGAAGACAGTCGCGCTCATCGACCTCAAGCGCCGGACGGCCGAGGAGGTACGCGGCTCCCGCAAGGCCTGGGCCGCGGCCCTGACCTTCGTGAACTCCGCGGGCGTGCTGCCGGTCGTGTACTTCGTCCGCGGTCGTCGTACGACGGGCTGA
- the dcd gene encoding dCTP deaminase: MLLSDRDITAEIDSGRIGLEPYDPGLMQPSSVDFRLDRFFRVFDNHKYPSIDPAADQSDLTRVVEPEGDEPFILHPGEFVLGSTYEVVTLPDDIAARVEGKSSLGRLGLLTHATAGFVDPGFSGHVTLELANVATLPIKLYPGMKIGQFCFFRLSSPSEHPYGSEKYGSRYQGQRGPTPSRSFQNFHRTSI; the protein is encoded by the coding sequence GTGCTGCTCAGCGACCGTGACATCACCGCCGAGATCGACTCCGGCCGGATCGGCCTGGAGCCCTACGACCCGGGGCTGATGCAGCCGTCGTCGGTCGACTTCCGGCTGGACCGGTTCTTCCGGGTCTTCGACAACCACAAGTACCCCTCGATCGACCCGGCGGCGGACCAGTCCGACCTGACCCGCGTTGTCGAGCCGGAGGGTGACGAGCCGTTCATCCTGCACCCGGGCGAGTTCGTCCTGGGTTCGACGTACGAGGTCGTCACGCTGCCCGACGACATCGCCGCGCGCGTCGAGGGCAAGTCGTCGCTGGGCCGGCTGGGCCTGCTGACCCACGCGACCGCGGGCTTCGTGGACCCGGGCTTCTCGGGCCACGTCACGCTCGAGCTCGCCAATGTCGCGACGCTGCCGATCAAGCTCTACCCGGGCATGAAGATCGGGCAGTTCTGCTTCTTCCGGCTGTCCTCGCCGAGCGAGCACCCGTACGGCTCGGAGAAGTACGGCTCGCGCTACCAGGGCCAGCGCGGCCCGACGCCGTCGCGCTCGTTCCAGAACTTCCACCGCACCTCGATCTGA
- a CDS encoding crotonase/enoyl-CoA hydratase family protein, whose amino-acid sequence MSTVTCTITDGIAHVRLDRPDKLNALTLETLEELVATAHRLRKDKTLRAVVISGEGDAFCAGLDFASVMRSPAGIAKAFIPRPLRGTNLFQEAPWAFRRIPVPVIAAVHGHCLGGGLQIALAADFRVATPDSRWSVLEGKWGLIPDMSGIQALKELVGIDQAKLLTMTAEVFDGTRAHELGLVTRLDNDPLTGALAIANEISRKSPDAVAAAKRLFNDTWTASARRTFSRERIEQAYLLAARNTKAAREAAFKKAEAVYGPRGR is encoded by the coding sequence ATGAGCACCGTGACCTGCACGATCACCGACGGCATCGCCCACGTCCGGCTGGACCGTCCGGACAAGCTCAACGCGCTGACCCTCGAGACGCTCGAGGAGCTCGTCGCCACCGCCCACCGGCTGCGCAAGGACAAGACCCTGCGCGCCGTCGTCATCAGCGGCGAGGGCGACGCCTTCTGCGCCGGCCTCGACTTCGCCTCGGTCATGCGCAGCCCCGCCGGCATCGCCAAGGCGTTCATCCCGCGGCCGCTGCGCGGCACCAACCTCTTCCAGGAGGCCCCGTGGGCCTTCCGCCGGATCCCCGTCCCGGTGATCGCGGCCGTGCACGGGCACTGCCTCGGCGGCGGCCTCCAGATCGCCCTCGCCGCCGACTTCCGCGTCGCCACCCCCGACTCGCGGTGGTCCGTCCTCGAGGGCAAGTGGGGCCTGATCCCCGACATGTCCGGCATCCAGGCGCTCAAGGAGCTCGTCGGCATCGACCAGGCCAAGCTGCTCACCATGACCGCCGAGGTCTTCGACGGCACCCGCGCCCACGAGCTCGGCCTGGTGACCCGCCTCGACAACGACCCGCTTACCGGGGCGCTCGCGATCGCCAACGAGATCTCCCGCAAGTCGCCCGACGCCGTCGCGGCCGCCAAGCGCCTCTTCAACGACACCTGGACCGCCTCGGCCCGTCGTACCTTCTCCCGCGAGCGGATCGAGCAGGCCTACCTGCTGGCCGCCCGCAACACCAAGGCGGCCCGCGAGGCGGCGTTCAAGAAGGCCGAGGCGGTGTACGGCCCCCGCGGCCGCTGA
- a CDS encoding SGNH/GDSL hydrolase family protein, which translates to MTFSKYVALGDSFTEGVGDPDPARPNGLRGWADRTAEGLAAAASAAGKDFGYANLAIRGRKLPAIIDEQVDAALALGPDLVSIHGGGNDVLRPKVDIDALAATYDDAIGRMSAAGAHVLMFTIADPGLNGVIKVIRGRTAIFNEWVREIAEKHGASIVDMWRMRDWTVAEVMDDDRLHLNAVGHQKIAIAALDALGVAHDLQPIAPAVVPVLSAREQRAADLAWARTHLAPWVQRRVTGRSSGDGVEPKRPSLAPIG; encoded by the coding sequence GTGACCTTCAGCAAGTACGTCGCACTGGGCGACTCGTTCACCGAAGGCGTCGGCGACCCCGACCCGGCCCGCCCGAACGGCCTGCGCGGCTGGGCCGACCGCACGGCCGAGGGCCTGGCCGCCGCCGCATCCGCCGCCGGCAAGGACTTCGGCTACGCCAACCTCGCCATCCGCGGCCGCAAGCTGCCCGCGATCATCGACGAGCAGGTCGACGCCGCGCTCGCCCTCGGCCCCGACCTGGTCTCCATCCACGGCGGCGGCAACGACGTGCTGCGGCCCAAGGTGGACATCGACGCCCTCGCCGCCACCTACGACGACGCGATCGGCCGGATGAGCGCCGCCGGTGCCCACGTCCTGATGTTCACGATCGCCGACCCCGGCCTCAACGGCGTCATCAAGGTGATCCGCGGCCGCACCGCCATCTTCAACGAGTGGGTCCGCGAGATCGCCGAGAAGCACGGCGCGAGCATCGTCGACATGTGGCGGATGAGGGACTGGACCGTCGCCGAGGTCATGGACGACGACCGCCTCCACCTCAACGCCGTCGGCCACCAGAAGATCGCGATCGCCGCCCTGGACGCCCTGGGCGTCGCCCACGACCTCCAGCCGATCGCGCCCGCCGTCGTACCCGTCCTCAGCGCGCGCGAGCAGCGTGCCGCCGACCTGGCCTGGGCCCGGACGCACCTCGCGCCGTGGGTCCAGCGCCGCGTCACCGGGCGCTCCTCCGGCGACGGGGTGGAGCCGAAGCGTCCCTCCCTCGCACCCATCGGGTAG
- a CDS encoding oxidoreductase produces MSEKWKVADLPDQTGRTVVVTGPTLGGLGHHTALELARRGARVVLAGRNPAKVEETAGAIRGEVPDALLEALHLDLASLASVRAAAAAVEQIGAIDVLVNNAGVMATPYSRTADGLELQMATNHFGPFLLTGLLLPQIADSGDGRVVNVSSLFHNYALKPPLGNPRDQIGRYSKWRVYAQSKLANLYATAELDRRLREAGLPVRALAAHPGFSGTHLAANGQYGRSSGGVATILDAGVRAVAQSAAAGAWPSLMAATADLPGNTFVGPAGPGQLGGAPRKVGRSRLARDEEAARVLWEISEETVDLRYP; encoded by the coding sequence ATGTCCGAGAAGTGGAAGGTCGCCGACCTGCCCGACCAGACCGGGCGGACCGTCGTCGTCACCGGGCCGACGCTGGGCGGCCTGGGCCACCACACCGCGCTGGAGCTGGCCCGCCGCGGGGCCCGGGTGGTGCTCGCCGGCCGCAACCCGGCCAAGGTCGAGGAGACCGCCGGTGCGATCCGCGGGGAGGTGCCCGACGCCCTGCTCGAGGCGCTGCACCTGGACCTCGCGAGCCTCGCGTCGGTGCGTGCCGCGGCCGCTGCCGTCGAGCAGATCGGCGCGATCGACGTCCTCGTCAACAACGCGGGCGTGATGGCGACGCCGTACTCCCGCACGGCGGACGGGCTCGAGCTGCAGATGGCGACCAACCACTTCGGTCCCTTCCTGCTGACGGGCCTGCTGCTGCCCCAGATCGCCGACAGCGGCGACGGGCGCGTGGTCAACGTGTCGTCGCTGTTCCACAACTACGCGCTCAAGCCGCCGCTGGGGAACCCGCGCGACCAGATCGGTCGCTACAGCAAGTGGCGGGTCTACGCCCAGTCGAAGCTCGCCAACCTCTACGCCACGGCGGAGCTGGACCGGCGCCTGCGCGAGGCCGGCCTGCCGGTCCGGGCGCTCGCCGCGCACCCGGGCTTCTCCGGCACCCACCTCGCCGCCAACGGGCAGTACGGCCGCTCGTCGGGCGGTGTCGCCACGATCCTCGACGCCGGGGTGCGGGCCGTCGCCCAGTCGGCCGCGGCCGGTGCCTGGCCGTCGCTGATGGCCGCGACCGCCGACCTGCCCGGCAACACCTTCGTCGGCCCGGCCGGCCCCGGCCAGCTCGGTGGCGCGCCGCGCAAGGTGGGCCGGAGCCGGCTGGCGAGGGACGAGGAGGCGGCCCGCGTGCTGTGGGAGATCAGCGAGGAGACCGTCGACCTCCGCTACCCCTGA
- a CDS encoding FBP domain-containing protein, whose protein sequence is MSPLTEQQIRASFVNCSKGEAKRLNVPRQLTDLPWDDLDFLGWRDPQSRTRAYLVAERAGSLTGVVLRASDGSGGVPRKNLCTICLTPHSAGGVVLLVAPRAGKAGQNGDSVGTYICADLQCSLYVRGKRVTDQGKLPESLTPEQKVARLNENLDAFLRRVG, encoded by the coding sequence GTGAGCCCCCTGACCGAGCAACAGATCCGCGCCTCCTTCGTGAACTGCTCGAAGGGCGAGGCGAAGCGGCTCAACGTGCCGCGCCAGCTGACCGACCTGCCGTGGGACGACCTGGACTTCCTCGGCTGGCGCGACCCGCAGTCGCGGACGCGCGCCTACCTCGTCGCGGAGCGGGCCGGCTCGTTGACCGGCGTGGTGCTGCGGGCGTCCGACGGGAGCGGCGGCGTACCGCGGAAGAACCTGTGCACGATCTGCCTCACGCCGCACTCCGCCGGCGGCGTGGTGCTGCTGGTCGCGCCGCGGGCCGGGAAGGCCGGCCAGAACGGCGACTCCGTCGGCACCTACATCTGCGCCGACCTGCAGTGCTCGCTGTACGTGCGCGGCAAGCGGGTGACCGACCAGGGCAAGCTCCCCGAGTCGCTGACGCCGGAGCAGAAGGTCGCCCGACTCAACGAGAACCTCGACGCATTCCTGCGTCGCGTCGGGTGA
- a CDS encoding alpha/beta fold hydrolase, translating to MTDLVEQHVPTPLGRLRVQVGGEGPVMLFWPSLLMTGDLWLGQAAHFSATHRVVLVDPPGHGGSEPLTAPFTFAACADTIAAVLDALGAESADVVGNSWGGMVGATFAATHPDRVRHAVLMNATASPAGRRQRLEFGLMLRVARLLGGIRPPLTSRALAAFLGPTTMRERPTVVAAVRRSIESVDITSGAWAVRSVVPDRPDQRALLASITAPTLVVAGRDDATFPVAETRAMAQAIPGARFEVLDGVAHLAALEDPARVNALVDQFVRD from the coding sequence GTGACCGACCTCGTCGAGCAGCACGTCCCGACCCCGCTCGGCCGCCTGCGCGTGCAGGTCGGCGGCGAGGGCCCGGTCATGCTCTTCTGGCCGAGCCTGCTGATGACCGGCGACCTCTGGCTCGGCCAGGCAGCGCACTTCTCCGCGACCCACCGGGTGGTCCTCGTCGATCCGCCCGGCCACGGCGGCAGCGAGCCGCTCACCGCGCCCTTCACCTTCGCGGCCTGCGCCGACACCATCGCCGCCGTCCTCGACGCCCTCGGGGCGGAGTCCGCGGACGTCGTCGGGAACTCGTGGGGCGGGATGGTCGGCGCGACCTTCGCCGCCACCCACCCCGACCGCGTCCGGCACGCCGTCCTGATGAATGCGACCGCCTCGCCGGCGGGCCGGCGGCAGCGGCTGGAGTTCGGCCTGATGCTCCGGGTGGCGCGCCTCCTCGGCGGCATCCGCCCGCCGCTCACGTCCCGCGCCCTCGCCGCCTTCCTGGGACCGACCACGATGCGCGAGCGCCCCACCGTGGTCGCGGCCGTACGCCGCAGCATCGAGTCGGTCGACATCACCTCGGGCGCGTGGGCGGTGCGCAGCGTCGTACCGGACCGGCCGGACCAGCGGGCCCTGCTGGCCTCGATCACCGCGCCCACCCTGGTGGTCGCCGGACGGGACGACGCGACCTTCCCGGTCGCGGAGACCCGGGCGATGGCGCAGGCCATCCCGGGCGCACGGTTCGAGGTGCTGGACGGCGTCGCCCACCTCGCCGCACTGGAGGACCCGGCGCGGGTCAACGCGCTCGTCGACCAATTCGTCCGCGACTGA
- a CDS encoding metalloregulator ArsR/SmtB family transcription factor produces MDEQRVLAALAEPTRFEIVRHLAASPRTIGELVERTGAQQPQVTRHVQALEAAGVVSVHQLGRRRVVALDRRRLRGLADWLGAVAVGSPSDDALVQYERAIAAEEAGIAAGVTDRTVEVGVDVAAAPADVWRAWTDPDVVRRWWAPEHFEVAEAIVEPWVGGRVAIVLREGDGTLHRAAGEVLAVDPVRRLELELSPLDADGVPLFRLVQVVALAEDAGGTRVDLTIRLSGVGPEGAAVAGGVRLGWEETLTSLARLLDVSAS; encoded by the coding sequence GTGGATGAGCAGCGGGTGCTGGCGGCCCTGGCGGAGCCGACGAGGTTCGAGATCGTGCGGCACCTCGCCGCCTCGCCCCGGACCATCGGTGAGCTCGTCGAGCGGACCGGGGCCCAGCAGCCCCAGGTGACGCGGCACGTGCAGGCGCTGGAGGCGGCGGGTGTGGTGTCGGTCCACCAGCTCGGGCGCCGTCGGGTCGTCGCGCTCGATCGCCGACGGCTGCGCGGTCTGGCCGACTGGCTCGGAGCGGTCGCGGTGGGGAGCCCCTCCGACGATGCGTTGGTGCAGTACGAGCGCGCGATCGCCGCGGAGGAGGCCGGCATCGCGGCCGGTGTCACCGACCGGACGGTCGAGGTCGGCGTCGACGTCGCCGCCGCGCCTGCGGACGTCTGGCGGGCGTGGACCGATCCGGACGTCGTACGACGGTGGTGGGCGCCTGAGCACTTCGAGGTCGCCGAGGCCATCGTCGAGCCGTGGGTCGGCGGGCGGGTCGCGATCGTGCTGCGCGAGGGCGACGGGACGCTCCACCGTGCGGCCGGCGAGGTGCTGGCCGTCGATCCCGTCCGACGCCTGGAGCTCGAGCTGTCGCCGCTCGACGCCGACGGCGTGCCTCTCTTCAGGTTGGTCCAGGTCGTCGCCCTGGCCGAGGATGCCGGTGGCACGCGGGTGGACCTGACGATCCGGCTGTCGGGGGTCGGGCCTGAGGGCGCGGCGGTGGCGGGCGGCGTACGGCTGGGCTGGGAGGAGACGCTGACGTCCCTCGCCCGGCTGCTCGACGTGTCCGCGTCGTAG